Genomic segment of Ralstonia pickettii:
CCCGCCCCGACCTTCGACAACTTCGTCGCCACCGGCAACGAAGAGGCGGTGCTGCGCCTGCGCGCCCTGATTCCGCAGGTGGTGGACGGCACCGCCACAGACCGCCTGGTCTACCTTTGGGGCGAGGAAGGCAGCGGCCGCAGCCACCTGCTGCAAGCCATCTGCGCCCAGACCGAGGCTGGCGGCTACGAAGTCCGCACGCTGGAACCCGACGCCCCGCCCGAAGCCTTCGAATTCGACCCCACCATTACCGTCTGGACCATTGATGACGCCGAGCGGCTTGACGAATGGGCGCAGATCGCCGTGTTCAACCTCGTCAATGAAGTGCGCGCGCACCCGCATGCCGCCATCGCCATCTCCGGGGCTGCCGCGCCAATGGCGATGCCGCTGCGTGAAGACCTGCGCACCCGCTTGGGTTGGGGCTTGGTTTACTGGCTGCGCCCCCTGTCCGACGCCGACAAGGTGGAAGCGCTGCGTCAGGCCGCTCGCGAACGCGGCATGCAGCTTTCGGCCGATGTGCCGCAGTGGCTCGTGACGCACTCCTACCGCGACATGCCGAGCCTGATGGCCCTGCTGGACGCCCTCGACACCTATTCGCTCGCCCGCAAGCGCGCCGTCACCCTGCCGCTCGTGCGCGACATGCTCGCGTTGATGAAGTGATCGGGGCCCTGGTGCGGCCGGTTATGTAACGTTCGGGTAAAATCGCGCCCCATGAATCTGGCCCTCTTCGACCTCGATCACACCCTCATCCCCACCGACAGCGACCACGAGTGGGGACGCTTCCTCATCCGCCGCGGCGTGGTGGATGCGTCCGAATACCAGCGCAAGAACGATCAGTTCTATGCCGATTACAAGGCCGGCACGCTGGATATCCACGCGTTTCTGCGCTTTGCCCTGGCACCGCTGGCCGCCCACCCCCGCGACACGCTCGCCCAGTGGCACGCCGAGTTCATGCACGACGTGATCCGTCCGAAGATCACGCCACAGGCGCAAGCGCTGGTCTACAAGCATCTGGACGCCGGCGACCTGTGCTGCGTGGTCACCGCCACCAACAGCTTTGTCACCCGCCCGATTGCCGAGGCGTTCGGCATCGATCACCTGATCGCCACCGAACCGGCCACCGCCGACGGCAGACCGGACAGCGCCTTCACCGGCGATGTGGCCGGCACACCGAGCTTCCGTGAAGGCAAGGTTGCGCGCGTGCACGAGTGGCTGGCCAACATGGGCCGGGGCTGGAGCGATTTCGAGCGCAGTACCTTCTACAGCGATTCGGCCAACGACGTGCCGCTGCTGGAAGAAGTGACCGACCCCGTCGCCACCAACCCGGACGACACGCTGCGCAACCTCGCAGCCGCGCGCAACTGGCGCATCATGGATCTCTTCTAAGCAGGGCGTGGCGTGATCAAGAAACTCATCAATCGCCTGCTGGGCAAAACCTCCGCAGAGCCTCAGGCACCCGCTGAACCCGGGGCGACCGCCGCCAGGAAGACCCGCGCGCCCAAGGCACCGAAGGTGGCCAAGGCTCGCACCAAGGCCTCCGCCGGTGGCGTGCCGCGCCAGGCGCGCGTGTGGAGCGTGGACGAGCACGGCATCGACCCGAAGCTACTCTCGCGCAACGCGGTCAAGGTCACGTCCACGCTGCAGGACGCCGGCTATGCCGCCTTCATCGTGGGCGGCGCCGTGCGCGATTTGCTGCTCGGCATCAAGCCGAAGGACTTTGATGTGGCGACCAACGCCACGCCCGATCAGGTTCAGGCGCTGTTCCGCCGCTCGCGCATCATCGGACGCCGCTTCCAGATCGTGCACGTCACGTTCTACGGCGGACGCGATCAGGAAATCATCGAAGTCTCGACCTTCCGCGCGCTCGTCGACGCGGTGGACGCCGAGCAGGTGCCCGCCGGCAAGCGCGTCAAGCGCACCGAGCTGGACCACCACACGCACGCCGTCGACGCCAGCGGCCGCGTGCTGCGCGACAACGTCTGGGGCACCCAGGCCGAAGACGCCACCCGCCGCGACTTCACCGTCAACGCGATGTACTACAACCCCGCCGACGAAACCGTGCATGACTACCATCACGGTATGGAAGACATGCGCGCGCGTACGCTGCGCATGATCGGCGATCCGCTCACCCGCTACCGCGAAGACCCGGTCCGTATGCTGCGCGTGGTGCGCTTCGCGGCCAAGACAGGTTTCGACATCGACCCCGACACGCGCGCGCCGATCGCGGAGCTGGGCCCGCTGATCCACAACGTGCCG
This window contains:
- the hda gene encoding DnaA regulatory inactivator Hda, which produces MATPEQLPLELGATPAPTFDNFVATGNEEAVLRLRALIPQVVDGTATDRLVYLWGEEGSGRSHLLQAICAQTEAGGYEVRTLEPDAPPEAFEFDPTITVWTIDDAERLDEWAQIAVFNLVNEVRAHPHAAIAISGAAAPMAMPLREDLRTRLGWGLVYWLRPLSDADKVEALRQAARERGMQLSADVPQWLVTHSYRDMPSLMALLDALDTYSLARKRAVTLPLVRDMLALMK
- the pcnB gene encoding polynucleotide adenylyltransferase PcnB encodes the protein MIKKLINRLLGKTSAEPQAPAEPGATAARKTRAPKAPKVAKARTKASAGGVPRQARVWSVDEHGIDPKLLSRNAVKVTSTLQDAGYAAFIVGGAVRDLLLGIKPKDFDVATNATPDQVQALFRRSRIIGRRFQIVHVTFYGGRDQEIIEVSTFRALVDAVDAEQVPAGKRVKRTELDHHTHAVDASGRVLRDNVWGTQAEDATRRDFTVNAMYYNPADETVHDYHHGMEDMRARTLRMIGDPLTRYREDPVRMLRVVRFAAKTGFDIDPDTRAPIAELGPLIHNVPAARLFDEMLKLLMSGHAWASLQELRKAGLHRGLLPLLDVALEQPMGQRFVQLALDNTDDRVKAGKPVSPGFLFASLLWHHVVEHWNRRRAAGEPLIPALHTAMDEVLDRQTEQLAIQRRFTSDMKEIWSMQPRFEKRSGRMPYRLLESPRFRAGYDFLVLRCASGELPQELADWWTDFQSGDGEAREALMALAKHAPSPSANTGSASPGKRRRRRRGPAKSDTVVDVNPGSSEET
- a CDS encoding histidinol-phosphatase, whose translation is MNLALFDLDHTLIPTDSDHEWGRFLIRRGVVDASEYQRKNDQFYADYKAGTLDIHAFLRFALAPLAAHPRDTLAQWHAEFMHDVIRPKITPQAQALVYKHLDAGDLCCVVTATNSFVTRPIAEAFGIDHLIATEPATADGRPDSAFTGDVAGTPSFREGKVARVHEWLANMGRGWSDFERSTFYSDSANDVPLLEEVTDPVATNPDDTLRNLAAARNWRIMDLF